In a genomic window of Gadus chalcogrammus isolate NIFS_2021 chromosome 17, NIFS_Gcha_1.0, whole genome shotgun sequence:
- the tmem256 gene encoding transmembrane protein 256, whose amino-acid sequence MTASIVVQRVAALAGASAVAAGAYGAHGFKNKDPEDYQRNLYETANKYHFYHSLALLGASRCGKPALAGALLAAGIGLFCGPLYHQALTESSELRKAAPFGGMALIAGWLALVF is encoded by the exons ATGACCGCGTCTATTGTCGTCCAGAGGGTCGCTGCCCTGGCGGGGGCTTCTGCCGTGGCCGCTGGGGCTTATGGAGCTCACG GTTTCAAAAACAAAGACCCCGAAGATTACCAGAGAAAT ctgTATGAAACGGCCAACAAGTACCACTTCTACCACAGTCTCGCTCTGCTGGGAGCTTCTCGCTGTGGAAAGCCCGCCTTG GCGGGGGCCCTCCTGGCGGCGGGCATTGGCCTGTTCTGCGGGCCCCTGTATCACCAGGCTCTGACGGAGAGCTCCGAACTGCGAAAGGCAGCCCCGTTCGGGGGGATGGCGCTCATCGCCGGGTGGCTGGCCTTGGTCTTCTGA